The DNA segment AGCCACGGGCAAAAAAATATACAAGGGCAGTGTTTTAACCAAGGTGAACCTGAATGATCGCGGTTCCTCCAAGGAGACTTATCATATTGAGATCGGCGTAGAAGATGAAATAGATTATGCCCCGGGCGATGCTATCGGTATTGTACCAGAGAATTCAAAAACGGTAGTGAATACCATCCTGGCGCTGGGTTTCAGCAATAATGGTACGCCTGTCACTTTCCGCAATGAGGAGGATTCCATTTATAATCATTTAAAGAAACGCATTAATGTTACCTGGCTGCCTGAACGGGTGGTAAAGCAATATGCGGCCATTGTAAAACAGGATATTCCCGAAACAAAGATCGGACTGGTAGACCTGATGAAGATCTATCCGGTAAAAGATGTACAGCAGTTCCATGAGGTGATTGCTATCCTGGAGCCTATTACTCCACGGCTGTATTCCATCTCTTCTTCTCCGGCAGCACACAGCGGGGAAGTACATATTACCGTGGCCAGGGATACTTTTTATATTAACCAGGAACTCAAATACGGGCTCTGCTCCGATTTCCTGTCCCAGCACCTGACTCCCGACAGTGAGCTTGAATTCTATATACACAAGAACCATCAATTCCGTTTACCCGAAGCTGATAAGGATGTGATCATGATAGGCCCGGGAACAGGGGTTGCACCTTTCCGCTCTTTCCTGGCCGAGCGTGATGCTGCCGGAGCGGGAGGCCGTAACTGGTTGTTCTTTGGTGACCAGCATTTTGTAACAGATTTCCTGTATCAGACAGAGATACAGAACTGGCTGCAAACGGGTGCTCTGACAAAGATAAGTCTTGCTTTTTCCCGTGATAAAGCCTATAAAGTATACGTACAACACCGTATACTGGAACAGGCTGTTGAGTTGTGGAATTGGATCAGCAGCGGAGCTTATATCTATATATGCGGGGCTAAGAACCCGATGGCGATAGATGTGGAGTATGCCGTGTTGCAGGTAATTGAGCGTTGCGGCGGCAAAACCGGAGTAGAGGCTATACAATACCTCGATGAATTAAAAGAAGCGGGAAGGTTTTTAAAGGACGTTTATTAGAGCCGGGAGTAAGGGTTATTGTTTTTTAATTATTGAACGTTGAACAAAATATGAGCACCAATAAGAATTTATCGCCCATTGAAAAGATCAAGGTTGAAAGTAATGCGTTGCGTGGCACATTAAAGGAGAGCCTGCATGATGAAGTGACCGGGGCAATTCGTGAAGATGATACGGCATTGATCAAGTTCCATGGCATGTACCAGCAGGATGACCGTGACCGCCGGGAAGAGCGGAGCGCCAAAAAGTTGGAATGGCTGTACTCCTATATGGTGCGTTTGCGCCTGCCGGGTGGTTTTCTGAGCCCACAGCAGTGGGAAGGTTTACATCATATTGCCGGTGACCATTCTACCGGTGTGATCAAGATCACTACGCGGCAAACGATTCAACTGCACGGCATTCTTAAATCGCATATTAAGCCCACTTTACAGGCTTTTAATACTATTCACCTGGATGCCATTGCCGCCTGCGGCGATGTGAACCGGAATGTGGTGTGTGGCGCGCACCCTAAGCAGTCGCCCATTCACGAAGAAGTGTTTCAATATGCCGGCAAACTGAGCCAACTGGCCTTGCCGAAAACAAAAGCTTATTACGAGGTATGGCTGAATGAAAAGCCATTGGTGGACAAAAAGGAGGAAGAAGATCCTTTATACCAGGAACGTTACCTGCCCCGTAAGTTTAAGATCGCTATTGCTATTCCTCCGCATAATGATGTGGATGTGTTTACGAACGACCTCGGTCTGATTGCCATTGTAGAAAAAGGCAAACTGATAGGATTCAATATTGCCGTAGGTGGCGGTTTGGGAACTACGCATGGCAATGCGAGCACTTACCCCCGGCTGGGCACTATACTGGGTTTTGTGCGGGGTGAAGAGAAAACGTTGAAGGCGGCCTATGAAGTGATTACTGTTCAGCGTGACTTTGGCAACCGCAGCGACCGTAAGTTGTCTCGCTTAAAATATACTGTTGACAAAATGGGCGTGGAAGCTTTTAAGGCGGAGCTTGAAAAGCGTTGCGGCTTTACACTGGAAGAAGCCAAGCCTTTCACTTTCAACCATCGCCCCGATTATTACGGCTGGCACCAGAACCATGAAGGAAAATGGTATTATACCGTATTTTCTGAAAATGGACGTATACTGGACGACGACCAGGTAGCCTTAAAAACTGCGCTGCTGGAAGTAGCTAAAACCGGTAAAGCCAATTTCCGGTTCACTTGTAACCAGAATGTCATTATCAGTGACATTGAGCAAAAAGATAAGAAAGCGGTAGAAGATATTTTGCAGCAATTTGGTATCATTGCACACACTGAAAAAGCAGGTGCAATACGGCGTAGTGCTATTGCCTGTGTGGCATTTAATACCTGCCCGCTGGCCCTTGCAGAAGCGCAACGTTATCTGCCCACGCTGATCAGTAAGATCGAGCCATTGATGGATAAGTACAAGATCAGTGATGATGAGATCTCTATACGTATGACAGGCTGCCCCAATGGTTGCGGCCGGCCTTATGCAGCGGAGATCGGGTTTGTAGGCACTGCTTATGGCCAATACAATATGCACCTGGGAGGCGATCGCGATGGCTTCCGGCTGAATAAAAAGTATAAGGACAGCCTGGATGAAACAGCTATCCTGCAGGAACTGGATAACCTGTTTGGCATCTATAGCAAAAAGAGAAAGAAAGGAGAGACCTTTGGTGACTTCGCGGTTCGCGAACAATGGGTTACGATTTAAAGCTGTTTATAATTAAACGATAACAATACCGAAAGGATGGCGACAGAGAAAGAAAATAAGGAAGTGCCGGAAGTGGCTGTGATTGGGCAGGACACCAATCACCTGTTCCCGGTATTTCTCCGGCTGGAGATCCTGGAGGTATTATTGGTGGGCGCCGGTAATGTGGGCCTGGAAAAGCTGACGGCCATCCTGGGCAATGCGCCCGCTGCCCATGTTTCCGTAGTGGCTGCCAAAATATCGGAACAGGTACGCGAGCTGGCCGCAGGACATGCGCACGTAACCATTCAGGAACGTGCTTTTGAAGAAGCTGACCTGGATGGCAAGGACCTGGTGATTATAGCCGTGAATGATCAGGCGGTAAGCCAGTCTATCCGCGATGCCGCCAGGACCAGAAAGATACTGGTCAATGCTGCCGATAAGCCCGATCAGTGTGATTTTTACCTGAGCTCAGTGGTGCAGAAAGGTAACCTGAAGATTGCGATCTCTACTAACGGTAAGTCACCCACGGCGGCCAAGCGCATCAAGGAAGTGCTCAACAAAGCATTGCCCGGTGAGCTGAATGAAGTGATCAATAACCTGCATGTAGTACGTAACCGCCTGAATGGGAACTTTGAATACAAGGTAAAGCGCCTGAATGAGCTCACTAAGATTCTGATAGAACGGGATACGGCAGAGAAAGAAAGGCGCTGGAGAAAGATTGCTACTTATTCATTGATCATTTTTGCCTTGATGCTGGTAGGGCATTTCATTTTCTCTTACCTGCCTATCCAGCAGATGGCCGATGATACTGTAAAGTGGTACCAGACACTGGATAAGAATTTCCATTGGATGGTACTGGCCGGTTTCCTGGCCCAACTGGTAGATGGCGCTTTGGGAATGGGTTATGGTGTTACCAGTGCTACCATCCTGTTATCGGCGGGTGTTAACCTGGCCGCCATCAGCGGCAGTATCCATACGGCTGAAATGTTTGCCAGTGGGGCCTCAGGGTATAGCCATTATAAATTTGGTAACGTCAACAAGAAGCTGTTTAAAATATTGGTTATTCCCGGTGTGATTGGGGCTATTTTGGGTGCGGTATTGCTATCACTGTATGGCGATACGCATACGCCTTATTTGCGCCCTATTATGGCCTGCTATACTATGTTCCTGGGCCTTAGGATCTTTTACAATGCCTTTAAAAAGCAGCAACAAAAGCCTAAGAAGTTCAAGCGTTATGGCTTGCTGGCAGGAGCAGGTGGCTTCCTTGATTCTTTTGGCGGCGGTGGCTGGGGTCCGATTGTTACCACCACGCTGATCACCAAGGGCAGAAGCCCCCGTTTTGTCATTGGCTCTGTAAGTCTTACCGAGTTTTTTGTAACACTGGCCAGCGCCTTTACCTTCTTTACTTTATTGGGTGTTACCCACTGGCAGGTAATTGTAGCGCTGATCATTGGTGGCTTACTGGCAGCTCCTATTGCTGCTAAGTTAACCGGTAAATTACCCCGGAAAACATCTTTGATCTTATTGGGATTGCTGGTGATGTTCTGGAGTATTAAGATCATTATTAAGATATTCTGATAATATACCCCCGGCTATGTATATAGACCGGGCTTTTTTATAAGTATATAGTCTATAAAAATAATAGACTTTAACATTAAACAATCAACGGAGACATGAAACAGGCATTTTTACTGCTATTGGCTGTTATCTTCCTAACTTCTGTTCATGGACAGGAGGTAAATCTTATTGAAGTATCGGGACGGGTAACAGACCAGGAAAAACATGAGCCACTGGCCGATGTGAGTATTCAGATCAAAGGAACTGTACAAGGTACCATTACCAGCAAAACAGGAGAGTTTACATTACGTACAAAAACAAAACTTCCCTTCACACTTGTTTTTTCTTCTATCGGATTTAAAGAACAGGAGCTGGAGGTAAAAAGCCTCGGTTCTAATCTCCAGGTAGCACTGGCCACCCAAAGCTTCCTGGGCAATGAGGTGGTAATTACTGCTTCCCGGGTGCCGGAGAATCTCCTGAAATCGCCGGTGGCGATTGATAAGCTCGATATCAGGGCTATCAGGCAAACGGCAGCCCCCAGCTTTTATGACGCCCTGGAAAATATCAAGGGTGTGCAGATGACCACCTCCAGCCTTACCTTCAAAGTACCTAATACCCGCGGCTTTAATATCCCCAATAATTTCCGTTTTATGCAATTGGTAGACGGTGTGGATATGCAGGCTGCCACGCTGGGCGTACCATTGGGCAATGCCATCGGCCCCACCGAGCTGGATATCCAGAGCGTTGAAATTACACCTGGTGCAGCCTCCGCATTATATGGTATGAACGCCGTGAATGGCATGGCCAACCTGTTGACCAGAGACCCTTTTACTAACCAGGGTTTAAGCGTTTACCACAAAACCGGCGTGAACCATGTAGACAATAAAGACCACGATGCAGGTATATTGACAGAAACAGCCATCCGCTATGCCAAAGCCTTTAAGAATAAGTTTGCTTTCAAGATCAACGCCAGCTACATGCAGGGCATTGACTGGATCTCCAATACACGCCTGGACCAGAACCCTAATAATAAGAATACTGCTAACCCTGCTTATCCTGCTTTGAACGGTGATAACAATATCGCGTTTGACGGCTGGAATAAATATGGGGATGACGCCTTACAGTTGAGCAATACTGTTTCTATTACTGACCTGACCATTGACGACGTAAGCGGCAGAACGTTAACAGTAGCCCGGACAGGTTATTGGGAAAAAGACCTGGTTGACCCGAAAGTGGATAACCTGAAATTTGATGCGGCTTTGCATTACCGTTTAAATTCCAACACCTTGTTGTCTTACTCTTACCGGATAGGTAAAATGGACGGGGTTTTCCAGCGTGGTAATAAGGTGAAACTGGATAATGTGGTGGTGCAAAACCATCACCTGCAGTTAAAAGGTATTAACTATAGCATCAATGCCTATGTTTCCCGGGAAAGGACGGGGAACTCGTACAATGTAAAGCCCCTGGCTGATAATATGGACCTTTATACAGGCGGTAGTGGTACGGCCTGGGCTGCCAAATATAAAGCGGCCCTGAATGCTTATGCTTCCGCCAATGGTGGTGAGTTAACCTCTGCCAACCTCGCTGCTGCAACAGCCTATGCCCGCCAGCAGGCAGATGCCAGCCGTGCTGAGCCGGGTACTGCACGATTCAACCGGGTAAAAGATTCTATTATCAGGATCAATAACTGGGACATCAAGTCCTCTACAATCCCCGATGCGCCTGTAACCGGCGGAGCGGCTTTGATCCAGAAGAGTAATATCTACCATGTAGAAGGCCAATGGAACCTGAACAAGTACGTGAAAGTGGCCGACATCCTGGTAGGCGCCGATGCGCGGGTGTATGAATTGATCCCAGATGGTAACAACTTTGTGGATTTCAGCCGGCCTATTGCTGAAAGGAACCTGCCTGAAAAGGACGGAAGCTATGGCAGTAATGTTTATTATAAAAAGTTTGGCGGTTTTGTGCAGGCTACCAAAACATTCTTTGATGATAAGCTCAAGATTTTCGCCTCCTTACGCTATGATTATAACCCGGAGTTTGATCCTAAATTCACGCCCCGCGTAGCCGCTGTATATACCCTGAAAGAGCACCATAATATCCGCTTTACTTTTCAGCAGGGGTACAGGTTCCCGGCCTTATTTGAGGCGCTGTCTTACGTAAACAATGGCCGCGTAAAGCGCGTAGGTATTCTACCTATTATCAATGAAGGATTAGGCTTCAGGGAGAACAGTTATACACAGCCATCTGTAGCGGCATTCAATGCGGCAGTGAAGGCAGCAGGCAATACTGACCAGGCTGCCCTCGCAAACAGAGACCTGTTAAAGCCTGCTAATTTGCCGGATGGACGGCCGGAGGGAATTAACTCTTTTGAGATCGGGTACAAAGGCGTTTTACTGCATAATAAGCTGTTTATTGACTTTGATGCTTATGCTAATGTTTATGATGGCTTCCTGGGCCAGGTACAGGTATATGTTCCGAAGGGTGCAACAATTGGTTCGGACACCGCCGTGATAGCGATGATTGATAGGAACCGCGATGCGCAACCTGCAAAGGATGCTACGTCCACTTCACCTGCTACGGCTGCCAGTAAGGGACAGGACCGCTACAGGGTTTATACCAATGCTATTAATAAGTACACTACTTATGGCTCTTCATTGGGTATTACTTATAATGTACACAAAACCTATGCACTTTCCGGTAACCTGAACTACAATGAGATCAAAGGAAATGCAACCCCCGATCTGTTTGTAACAGGATTTAATACACCGAAATGGACAGCCAATGTATCTTTTGGCAATCGTGCTATTACCAAGGAGTTAGGCTTTAATGTAACCTGGAGATGGCAGGATGCTTTCCTGTGGGAAAGCCCCCTGGTTACCGGCCGTGTAGCTGCTTATCAAACAGTGGATGCGCAGGTTACTTATCGCATACCCAAAGTATTCAGTACCATTAAAGTGGGCGGCACTGATCTTTTAAATCACCGCTACCTGCAATATGCCGGTGGGCCCACCATTGGCGGCTTGTATTATGTAGCTATTACGGTAGATGGGTTATTGAAATAAAATATTATATGTGCATGAATGAGGGCCTTGCCGGTTTTAATAAGCTGGTGGGGCCTTTTCTATTTGAGGATAATAAGTATTAACCTATCCCAAAGGGTGTTATCTTAGTAGTCTAAAACCCTTATATGTACACGCTATCCGTAAAAAGATGCTGCACATTCCTGTTTGTGCTGATTACCCTGCTACCTATTTTCGCTTTCAGCCAGGATGGTGATGAAGCTGAACAAAGGCTGATCTTAAACCTCGATGTATTTGCAGACTCTACGGAAAAGAGATTATTTACAGAACTGCTGGCGCAAAAGAATGTCGACTACTTCCGGCTTATGTTATTGGCGGGCAATACCAAAAGAAATAATACTGCCGTAAAAGAACTGGCGGATAAGCTGGAATCATTTATACAATCAAAGAATTTATCCGGCAATAAAACTTATACCAGTAAAGAGCTTAAGAAACTTTACAAAGAGATCCATGATGCCTTTTTGGGTCAATATGTAGATAACCCTGCTTTTTCAGAGATCTTCGACAATGGAAAATATAATTGCGCAACGGCATCTGCCTTATATGCCCTATTGCTGGGCAAGCTGGCTATAGAATACGATATTCATGAGACTCCGGACCATGTATATATTGTTGCCGCGCCTACATCGCATAATGTTATTTTTGAAACCACCGCTCCCGGCGCTACTGCATGGCAATTGAATGATAAATCCCGGCAACAGTTCGTGGAGTACCTGTATAATAATAAGATCATTTCCAAAGAAGAGTGGACAAATGGCAACCAGGACGAATTGTTTAAAAAGCATTTCTACAATGATAAAGCGATTGGCCTGAGAGAGCTTACCGGCCTGTTGTATTATAACATGGGTGTTGCCGCCACACAGGAAGAGAATTATGAAAAGGCCTACCGGTATTTTGAGCGTGCTTATTTCCTATACCCGGATAAAAAGATCAAATACTTTATTTCCATTACCCTGGCCAGCTTTATCCTGAAATCGGAGGAAAATGGAGAAGCAGAAGAAAAAGTCTTTCCCGGTTATATCCGTTACATGCAGGTGGGCAATGTGAAGCTGGCAAAGGAAATGATTGGTGATTATATGAAAGGCGCTACGAAAAAGTATTTATTCCAGCATCCTGATCGTTCTAGGTACCTGCAGATCTATAATACAGTTATGCAGCATGTGAAGGATTCGGCACTGGTGTACGATCTGCA comes from the Paraflavitalea devenefica genome and includes:
- a CDS encoding diflavin oxidoreductase — protein: MLVEPKLKMLLDLVHSSSKEELIWMNGYLAGLLAQNQPVQALQQAPAAAAEVKAAVPAVQKITIAYGTETGNSKKLAADFASQAKKSGINAKLVSLDQYRLNDLSKEEYFFTIISTQGEGEPPATAKKFYDHIHQNGFKLNQLKFGVLALGDTSYPLFCKAGEDVDAQLQRLGGQRIASLQRCDTDYQAEASGWFSNVLKQLTTAGSSAPAATAGTPVAKKATGKKIYKGSVLTKVNLNDRGSSKETYHIEIGVEDEIDYAPGDAIGIVPENSKTVVNTILALGFSNNGTPVTFRNEEDSIYNHLKKRINVTWLPERVVKQYAAIVKQDIPETKIGLVDLMKIYPVKDVQQFHEVIAILEPITPRLYSISSSPAAHSGEVHITVARDTFYINQELKYGLCSDFLSQHLTPDSELEFYIHKNHQFRLPEADKDVIMIGPGTGVAPFRSFLAERDAAGAGGRNWLFFGDQHFVTDFLYQTEIQNWLQTGALTKISLAFSRDKAYKVYVQHRILEQAVELWNWISSGAYIYICGAKNPMAIDVEYAVLQVIERCGGKTGVEAIQYLDELKEAGRFLKDVY
- a CDS encoding NADPH-dependent assimilatory sulfite reductase hemoprotein subunit, which gives rise to MSTNKNLSPIEKIKVESNALRGTLKESLHDEVTGAIREDDTALIKFHGMYQQDDRDRREERSAKKLEWLYSYMVRLRLPGGFLSPQQWEGLHHIAGDHSTGVIKITTRQTIQLHGILKSHIKPTLQAFNTIHLDAIAACGDVNRNVVCGAHPKQSPIHEEVFQYAGKLSQLALPKTKAYYEVWLNEKPLVDKKEEEDPLYQERYLPRKFKIAIAIPPHNDVDVFTNDLGLIAIVEKGKLIGFNIAVGGGLGTTHGNASTYPRLGTILGFVRGEEKTLKAAYEVITVQRDFGNRSDRKLSRLKYTVDKMGVEAFKAELEKRCGFTLEEAKPFTFNHRPDYYGWHQNHEGKWYYTVFSENGRILDDDQVALKTALLEVAKTGKANFRFTCNQNVIISDIEQKDKKAVEDILQQFGIIAHTEKAGAIRRSAIACVAFNTCPLALAEAQRYLPTLISKIEPLMDKYKISDDEISIRMTGCPNGCGRPYAAEIGFVGTAYGQYNMHLGGDRDGFRLNKKYKDSLDETAILQELDNLFGIYSKKRKKGETFGDFAVREQWVTI
- a CDS encoding TSUP family transporter; this encodes MATEKENKEVPEVAVIGQDTNHLFPVFLRLEILEVLLVGAGNVGLEKLTAILGNAPAAHVSVVAAKISEQVRELAAGHAHVTIQERAFEEADLDGKDLVIIAVNDQAVSQSIRDAARTRKILVNAADKPDQCDFYLSSVVQKGNLKIAISTNGKSPTAAKRIKEVLNKALPGELNEVINNLHVVRNRLNGNFEYKVKRLNELTKILIERDTAEKERRWRKIATYSLIIFALMLVGHFIFSYLPIQQMADDTVKWYQTLDKNFHWMVLAGFLAQLVDGALGMGYGVTSATILLSAGVNLAAISGSIHTAEMFASGASGYSHYKFGNVNKKLFKILVIPGVIGAILGAVLLSLYGDTHTPYLRPIMACYTMFLGLRIFYNAFKKQQQKPKKFKRYGLLAGAGGFLDSFGGGGWGPIVTTTLITKGRSPRFVIGSVSLTEFFVTLASAFTFFTLLGVTHWQVIVALIIGGLLAAPIAAKLTGKLPRKTSLILLGLLVMFWSIKIIIKIF
- a CDS encoding TonB-dependent receptor; translation: MKQAFLLLLAVIFLTSVHGQEVNLIEVSGRVTDQEKHEPLADVSIQIKGTVQGTITSKTGEFTLRTKTKLPFTLVFSSIGFKEQELEVKSLGSNLQVALATQSFLGNEVVITASRVPENLLKSPVAIDKLDIRAIRQTAAPSFYDALENIKGVQMTTSSLTFKVPNTRGFNIPNNFRFMQLVDGVDMQAATLGVPLGNAIGPTELDIQSVEITPGAASALYGMNAVNGMANLLTRDPFTNQGLSVYHKTGVNHVDNKDHDAGILTETAIRYAKAFKNKFAFKINASYMQGIDWISNTRLDQNPNNKNTANPAYPALNGDNNIAFDGWNKYGDDALQLSNTVSITDLTIDDVSGRTLTVARTGYWEKDLVDPKVDNLKFDAALHYRLNSNTLLSYSYRIGKMDGVFQRGNKVKLDNVVVQNHHLQLKGINYSINAYVSRERTGNSYNVKPLADNMDLYTGGSGTAWAAKYKAALNAYASANGGELTSANLAAATAYARQQADASRAEPGTARFNRVKDSIIRINNWDIKSSTIPDAPVTGGAALIQKSNIYHVEGQWNLNKYVKVADILVGADARVYELIPDGNNFVDFSRPIAERNLPEKDGSYGSNVYYKKFGGFVQATKTFFDDKLKIFASLRYDYNPEFDPKFTPRVAAVYTLKEHHNIRFTFQQGYRFPALFEALSYVNNGRVKRVGILPIINEGLGFRENSYTQPSVAAFNAAVKAAGNTDQAALANRDLLKPANLPDGRPEGINSFEIGYKGVLLHNKLFIDFDAYANVYDGFLGQVQVYVPKGATIGSDTAVIAMIDRNRDAQPAKDATSTSPATAASKGQDRYRVYTNAINKYTTYGSSLGITYNVHKTYALSGNLNYNEIKGNATPDLFVTGFNTPKWTANVSFGNRAITKELGFNVTWRWQDAFLWESPLVTGRVAAYQTVDAQVTYRIPKVFSTIKVGGTDLLNHRYLQYAGGPTIGGLYYVAITVDGLLK